A single window of Amphiura filiformis chromosome 17, Afil_fr2py, whole genome shotgun sequence DNA harbors:
- the LOC140137529 gene encoding uncharacterized protein, which translates to MDETRRQTKQIKQGTDTKGTETSGKERGEEIEETRRQTKQIKEGTDTEGTETSGKERGEEIDETRRQTKEIKQGTDTEGTETSGKERGEEIEGGEKLRRNRKRKMKGMKASRKERGEEMDKTRRQTKQIKEGTDTKRTVTSGKERGEEIEECSKKLRKNRKRKMKGMKASRKERGEMRKQTKQMKVSPRTKNGDASERKRDQDNIDKDSDWYVAESDVSEDSTWSTVIPLQGLLTRNSGGENYDDDSGSDSESDREDGTSDEISDSESDWKYGSSDEITDSEISDAEISDSDISDVSLKRAQSYLQRPKPPTQPPVPGVSVMSTSNTKDERSYDKPAYCFVCSKPQKKLPVHIKQHSNDPVVAKFLALTQGPEKDSMWIKMRNYGNHIHNYHVLEKGEGELIVVYRPSHEVSPAHYTPCPDCLGYYSKTEFYKHRCKLTKLSEKDEEKRRQRVREGQLLLPPPRFLEEKDPLNNLLAGLYNDKIKSCIREDQLIMSLAQKLFKKHGHNNQQYNTIRSKLREIARLLIAYRDVTGQRTASLDDIISPQKYEDVLKAVRIVTDFNDDDKTYGKPSLALKLGHTLKKASMIVVSKALIGGPEFEFREKEARNFHTLLSENWDEEISHHAIRTLSSRRRNNPKLLPLTSDVCKLSQHLRTIGDSTLSELQRAVDEDDDEKIPSLWKELAEVILTQLILFNRKRQGEVSKITMNDYSKLKRGGSQVFDVQQLTKLEQRLVKFMWRLEINGKFDRTVPLLVTSKLKRSLDVLVENRSKANISSSNTFLFAIQWSPNPIRGCDALRKHSNLCGATQPELLRSTRLRKHVAVMSQVMNLENNELDVLANFLGHNINIHREYYRLPDAALQVAKVSKLLVAMERTNATSVLQGVSLEELEVTPDEDVNMDYISDNYISDSDSENAEQAQGNQQQTKTKGNQQQTKTKGNQQQTKTKGNQQQTKTKGNQQQTKTKGNQQQAKTKGNQQQTKTKGNQQQTKTKGNQQQTKTKGNQQQTQKRKKGRRSVKKIPWNEQQVAAVKRHLNKYIATGVLPGKDEILKCKEGEPTLKCRTWQNIKDYIRHQIVKSRKPKVQ; encoded by the exons ATGGATGAAACGAGAAGGCAGACTAAACAAATCAAACAAGGGACAGACACCAAAGGAACAGAGACTTCAGGGAAGGAAAGGGGTGAGGAAATAGAAGAAACGAGAAGGCAGACTAAACAAATCAAAGAAGGGACAGACACTGAAGGAACAGAGACTTCAGGGAAGGAGAGGGGAGAAGAAATAGATGAAACGAGAAGGCAGACTAAAGAAATCAAACAAGGGACAGACACCGAAGGAACAGAGACTTCAGGGAAGGAGAGGGGTGAGGAAATTGAAGGTGGCGAGAAGCTGAGAAGGAATCGGAAGAGAAAGATGAAAGGAATGAAGGCTTCAAGGAAAGAAAGGGGGGAGGAAATGGATAAAACAAGAAGGCAGACTAAACAAATCAAAGAAGGGACAGACACCAAGCGAACAGTGACTTCAGGGAAGGAAAGGGGTGAGGAAATAGAAGAATGTAGCAAGAAGCTGAGAAAGAATCGGAAGAGAAAGATGAAAGGAATGAAGGCTTCAAGGAAAGAAAGGGGTGAGATGAGAAAGCAGACTAAACAAATGAAGGTCAGCCCAAGGACAAAAAACGGCGACGCTAGTGAAAGGAAAAGAGACCAAGATAACATAGATAAGGATTCAGATTGGTATGTGGCTGAATCAGATGTATCTGAGGACTCTACGTGGTCTACAGTAATCCCTCTCCAAGGGCTATTGACAAGAAATTCAGGTGGTGAAAATTATGATGATGATTCTGGTTCTGACAGTGAGAGTGATAGGGAAGATGGCACAAGTGATGAGATTTCAGACAGCGAGAGTGATTGGAAATATGGCTCAAGTGATGAGATTACAGATTCAGAGATTTCGGATGCAGAGATTTCAGATTCAGACATATCAGATGTGTCATTAAAAAGGGCACAGAGTTATCTGCAACGACCTAAACCACCTACTCAACCACCTGTACCAGGGGTATCTGTAATGAGTACCAGCAACACAAAAGATGAACGCTCATATGACAAACCAGCATACTGTTTTGTGTGCAGTAAACCACAGAAGAAACTGCCAGTACACATTAAGCAGCATAGTAACGACCCTGTCGTAGCCAAGTTTTTGGCTTTAACACAAGGACCTGAGAAGGACTCAATGTGGATCAAGATGAGAAACTATGGTAACCATATCCATAATTACCATGTTTTGGAGAAAGGAGAAGGAGAGCTGATAGTGGTGTACAGGCCATCTCATGAAGTAAGTCCAGCTCATTATACACCATGCCCAGATTGCCTAGGCTACTATTCGAAAACAGAGTTTTACAAGCACAGATGCAAACTTACAAAACTAAGCGAGAAGGATGAGGAAAAGAGACGTCAACGTGTGAGGGAGGGTCAGCTACTTCTTCCACCACCACGTTTCCTTGAAGAGAAAGATCCCTTGAACAACTTGCTAGCAGGATTGTATAATGACAAGATCAAATCATGCATACGGGAAGATCAGCTAATAATGAGTTTAGCACAGAAACTGTTCAAGAAACATGGCCACAACAACCAACAATACAATACGATTCGAAGCAAGCTGAGAGAAATAGCCCGTCTGCTTATTGCTTATAGAGATGTAACCGGACAGAGGACTGCTAGTCTCGATGACATAATAAGCCCGCAGAAGTATGAGGATGTATTGAAGGCAGTAAGGATAGTGACAGACTTCAACGACGATGACAAGACATACGGAAAACCAAGTTTAGCCTTAAAGTTGGGGCACACACTGAAGAAGGCATCCATGATAGTTGTGAGCAAAGCTTTGATTGGTGGGCCAGAATTTGAATTCAGAGAAAAAGAAGCAAGAAACTTTCATACACTACTGTCAGAGAATTGGGATGAAGAGATTTCACATCACGCTATACGAACATTGTCAAGTAGAAGGAGGAACAACCCCAAATTACTGCCTCTGACATCAGATGTTTGCAAACTATCACAACACTTGCGTACAATAGGAGACAGTACTCTGTCAGAACTTCAGAGAGCtgtagatgaagatgatgatgaaaagatACCATCTTTGTGGAAGGAACTAGCAGAAGTTATCCTTACCCAGCTTATTCTTTTCAATAGAAAAAGACAGGGCGAGGTGTCTAAGATCACCATGAATGACTACAGCAAACTTAAACGAGGGGGATCACAGGTTTTTGATGTGCAGCAACTTACCAAATTAGAGCAGAGACTTGTGAAGTTCATGTGGAGATTGGAGATAAATGGCAAATTTGACCGAACCGTTCCACTGCTTGTTACGTCTAAACTGAAACGGTCTTTAGATGTGCTGGTTGAGAACAGAAGCAAAGCCAACATTAGTAGCAGCAACACATTCCTATTTGCTATCCAATGGTCACCTAATCCCATCCGTGGGTGCGACGCCCTTAGAAAACATTCTAACCTATGTGGAGCAACACAACCTGAGCTGTTACGCTCTACCAGATTACGGAAGCATGTAGCGGTAATGTCCCAAGTGATGAATTTGGAAAACAACGAATTGGACGTCCTTGCGAATTTCCTTGGGCACAACATAAACATACATCGTGAATATTATAGGCTGCCAGATGCGGCATTACAAGTTGCCAAAGTTTCCAAATTGCTGGTTGCCATGGAAAGGACCAACGCCACCTCAGTTCTGCAAGGGGTATCGTTGGAGGAGCTTGAGGTAACACCAGATGAAG ATGTGAATATGGACTACATCAGTGACAACTACATCAGTGACAGTGATAGTGAGAATGCTGAACAGGCTCAAGGGAATCAGCAACAGACCAAGACCAAAGGGAATCAGCAACAGACCAAGACCAAAGGGAATCAGCAACAGACCAAGACCAAAGGGAATCAGCAACAGACCAAGACCAAAGGGAATCAGCAACAGACCAAGACCAAAGGGAATCAGCAACAGGCCAAGACCAAAGGGAATCAGCAACAGACCAAGACCAAAGGGAATCAGCAACAGACCAAGACCAAAGGGAATCAGCAACAGACCAAGACCAAAGGGAATCAGCAACAGAcccagaaaagaaagaaag